The segment ATTGTTTCCGACTTTGTAGTACCTGAACCCCAAGAACCAGTGAAACCAAAGCTTGTGGAACCACCAGCGCTTAAGACTTCGCTCAATCCCACGCTGTATTCAATCTTCTGGTTCACTGAGAAACTGTGGGAGTTCGTCCAGGTGGTGGATGCGGTAGTCTCTCGCTCCTGCTTGATGCTACCGGAGTAACTGGCTTTGTTTTTCTTGCTGTGATTGCAGAAGGTTTTCTTAGTTATGACCTCTTGCTTCTTGGTTAACCGGAGGACCTTCGCGCTGACTGGTCTTAAGGTACGTTGGACCTGCGCCCAGCTGTACCTTGTGTATAAATCGTCCCACTTAGTGGGGCTTTTGACGAACACGTCATCTGGCCGATCACCCCACCATTTCTCCATGGCGTCTTTTAGCTGGTAGTCGTTTATTTTGAAAGTCTCCCGCTCTTCGTCGCTGATAATGTCGATGGTGGAACCGATGGCTTCTACGAAGGAGTCTTCTTGTGTTCTTCCGGTTTCAATGTTGACTTTAATCTTGGCGCTGACTAAGGCTGGTAATAGAAATATCAGAATTTTGACAGCCATTTTTGACAAGATTGGACTGAAGATATACTCGTTAAAAATGAGTGTATGTTGATTTGTTTACTGGTAAGTcctaatattttaactttgactgaAGACTGTAGTTTCAGCAAAACGAATGATTTTTGAACATGCCGTCCTCAAAATATATACTAGTCCAGTGACAAATAGCGGTCCTATTGTGTGTTTTAATCAGTAATGACGTTGTACTTAGAGGAGGTAAATTATCATGGATTTTACGCATATAGGTAACTATGCGTAACCCAAATGAAATAAGCTTTAACTTTAAGCCTATTTCAGTTGGGTTAAGCCTTAAAGTGTCACGATTTAATTTTGTCTAGGCAGATATTATTAACAGTATGACGCTTTTGTGGTTATTAATCTTTGCTTATGTAGGCATAAGAATATACTGTTCAAgtggtaataataaaatagtcaCATTAGGTTTCACAGAGTTGGTGGAAAAATGCTGTAATGGCCTAGTAGTATTGACCAGTCAAttaaaggatcgtgggttcaaaccccagctcgcacctctgactttctcgaaattcgaaatttaccaagagcattaaggtgaaggaaaacatagtgaggaaacctgaacaacctgcgaagcaattcaatggtgtgtgtgaagttctcattctgagaggaggcctgtacctaCCCCGCATTGGGGTGGGATATATATATAGTGGATGatatgatgaagatgataaCTGCTGGGTCTCCGAGGCTCGCAAGTTTTTCAGGGAGTTGGCGTCCTGCTGAGCTGCGACCCTCGCTCTGGCTTGTACTTGGTGCAACTggggggctaatacgaaattcaaagttcgtatcgtaccgtattttacaagcttttatttagttctcACTTTTCGATTTTGATTCGTTGTATTGACTTGAactttggtatacttatgtagatttcgtgacaatgacaatacaataatctggtagtcacatcccggtagtccgaccaggatcgtctccgcaggacggaactcgtcaacggttaatggcatcgacttgaaatttggtacatcatcatcatcatcatcccagcctatatacgtcccactgctgggcacaggcctcctctcagaataagagggcttgggccatagttcccacgcgggcccagtgcggattgggaacttcgcacgcaccattgaatcgcttcgcaggtttgtgcaggtttcctcacgatgttttccttcaccgcaaaactcgtggtaaatttcaaatgtaattccgcacatgaatttcgaaaaactcagaggtgcgagccggggttcgaacccacaagCAAGCAATGCAAGTATaccgtcaacaaaaagtacaatcggcagaaaaagcttgtattaaaaattaaattgtttgcaaaaatatttagataTCACATGGAGAAAAATCgacaaaaaagttaatttttagtGTCACCATTTTAATTAGAAGGATTGTCGTCATCTCGGCCTATGTACGTCTCATTCTCATTGCAGGgtagaggcctcctctcagaatgagagagcttggatcgtagttcccacgcgagcccagtgcggatggaaACTTCATCCACACCATTGAAATCTCTTTGAAGGtgggtttccttacgatgttttctgTTGCCGTAAAGCTCATAGTAAATTTGGAACTGCACCATGAattcatcatctcatcatcataacagccgtaaaacgtccactgttgggcaaatGCCCCCCACATAGGCCTCCAGTGGCTTCTATTAGAAGCGGCCGGCATGGGCTGCATGCACCCGCCGCTTTAGCCAGGTCCCCCGTCCACCTGGTTGGTGAACATACTATCTGCGGTCTCCATTCCTGAACGGCTACATGTTCTTGTGCACATGACCTCAACTTTGGTGGCACTAACTACCTATGATATAAACCAAGAGATCATATTTTGACGTCTCTGTTGGGTCTTGTTGGGtacagcaatgagggctatcgcgattgaattcgccgctagaggcgctagtgtagcgtgaggtctccgaaatgtcaaatctcatagtttttgggtgagctacgcgggtttatttataattagaataattttgtgaatattttgcattatctgaaattaattatggcaattatgcgttacggggctatGAATGTCtggttttgagacagttttgtctttcggaaacttttgtcctcccttttttccgaacaaaacggggactatgcaacactgtggcatgctcgatattttatggtacggttttaaggtgtattaaatatgattttaatctaaactttgttttcacgcccgtaataacagactttgaaagccatacttaaaaacctcacgcaacagtgcgccatctagtgagacaaaaaacgatagccctcattgcgattACAATTACAgtataaatacctactattttattttatgaattcaTTATTGTATAGTAATTAGTTGTTAATTGattattagttattaatattttttattcgactgctaTACTTTGTTCTGTACATTTGAcaatccttttgtgaatttcttataattacccgATATgtgtacgtacagtcgagttcatgaacttgtgagcaaacatttgatcaaaaatatctgaacacgcttcttcTAAGCCGTTAACAAtggagtcgtgttcagatatttttgatcaaatttttactCACAGGTTTATGAGCACATCTGTACCTATATGCGTATACTGTAACAAAATATTTGTGCTAGTTAAAAGTTAAACCAATATTCCACGTAGTTTCCTGCTTCGGTATTTCCAGAATATAGTTATGACTATTACAACCGATATGATTAACACCGTCATTTAATGTTGTGTCCGGTAACGCAATCCCAGTTGACTGTACACTTTCCTAGCACGCAGACGTCTTAGAATAAGTTGTGTGTTTACTTAAAGGAGTAGAACATTAGGTAAGTACATCGCCGGCTTCCGTGTAGCTCGTAaaggggtggaccgatttgaatacggtttttagggttccggagccaaaatggcaaaaacggaacccttatagtttcgccatgtctggatgtctgtctgtatgtctgtccgtctgtccgtcattttttataattttttgtaaaaggtgttgcaataaataaatactgaatactgaatactgatatatatgtaaactaagaAATGGCTACGGAAGTACGGAACCccatcttgggcgtgtccgacacgctctaggccggtttttagggttccgtagccaaaatggcaaaaacggaacctttatagttggcgacatgtctgtctgtctgtccgtccgcggctttgctcagggactaccaatgctagaaaactgtaattttgcacgaatatatatatgtaaactatgccgaaaaaatggtacaataaaacattaaaaaaaaaattttttttagagtacctcccatagacgtaaagtgagggtgatttttttttctcatccaactatgtagtgtggggtatcgttg is part of the Choristoneura fumiferana chromosome 29, NRCan_CFum_1, whole genome shotgun sequence genome and harbors:
- the LOC141444050 gene encoding U-megalopygitoxin(8)-Mc8-like — its product is MAVKILIFLLPALVSAKIKVNIETGRTQEDSFVEAIGSTIDIISDEERETFKINDYQLKDAMEKWWGDRPDDVFVKSPTKWDDLYTRYSWAQVQRTLRPVSAKVLRLTKKQEVITKKTFCNHSKKNKASYSGSIKQERETTASTTWTNSHSFSVNQKIEYSVGLSEVLSAGGSTSFGFTGSWGSGTTKSETMMVGSGIGVKVDLEPGQQVQSVLSASLGTLEIEVQYEATLSGRVTVNYSNKHNGHYFWAPDVNAVLNAAGLPTRLMSTEIIKVGFYADEQVTNHDFGSCVKQSYY